The following coding sequences lie in one Spinacia oleracea cultivar Varoflay chromosome 1, BTI_SOV_V1, whole genome shotgun sequence genomic window:
- the LOC110800548 gene encoding uncharacterized protein, with translation MRGLNDPSKVGEVKNFLNKNKVSFVALLETRVKQHNSSRILKKFGANWSWVDNYVCSPRGRIWIGWLHNDISLQVIDRVEYGIHCLVNSKNGKLIAHITVVYGLHTVEDRVPMWRYLEGLANAMTGPWCVIGDFNAVLNSADRSNGNPVTIRETKDFEQLLDTTDLVEVKSSGCFYSWSNKGEGERRIESRIDWCLGNSGWHSFYTDAWVEYMVPGLSDHSPLILRSEVDTRQGSRPFKFFNYMDDHTDFVKAVNEGWDCSIQGCAMYRLWTKLKHVKAGLKKLHAKDFAKLDSRIEQLRQDLDDTQLALVDNSTDINLQRKRRICWGL, from the coding sequence ATGAGGGGCCTTAATGATCCTTCTAAAGTAGGGGAGGTGAAGAACTTTTTGAATAAAAACAAAGTGAGTTTTGTTGCTTTGTTAGAGACTAGAGTAAAACAGCACAATAGTAGTAGAATTTTGAAGAAATTTGGTGCAAACTGGTCTTGGGTTGACAATTATGTTTGTTCACCTAGGGGTAGAATCTGGATTGGATGGTTGCATAATGATATCAGTTTGCAGGTGATTGATAGGGTGGAATATGGCATTCATTGCTTAGTTAACTCTAAGAATGGTAAACTTATTGCTCACATAACTGTGGTGTATGGTCTACACACAGTGGAAGATAGAGTGCCCATGTGGAGGTATTTGGAGGGTTTGGCTAACGCTATGACTGGTCCTTGGTGTGTTATAGGTGACTTCAATGCAGTTTTGAATAGTGCAGACAGATCTAATGGAAACCCTGTAACAATTAGAGAGACCAAAGATTTTGAGCAACTCTTGGATACTACTGATTTGGTTGAGGTCAAGTCTAGTGGCTGCTTTTATTCATGGAGCAATAAAGGGGAAGGGGAGAGGAGAATTGAATCCAGAATTGATTGGTGCTTAGGAAATTCTGGCTGGCACTCCTTTTACACTGATGCTTGGGTGGAATACATGGTTCCAGGACTTTCAGATCACTCTCCTCTGATCCTTAGAAGTGAAGTGGATACCAGACAAGGGAGTAGACCATTTAAATTTTTCAATTATATGGATGATCACACTGATTTTGTTAAAGCTGTTAATGAAGGTTGGGATTGCTCAATCCAGGGCTGTGCTATGTATAGATTGTGGACCAAGCTAAAACATGTTAAAGCTGGTTTGAAGAAACTGCATGCCAAAGATTTTGCAAAGCTAGATTCCAGAATAGAACAGTTGAGACAAGACTTGGATGATACTCAACTTGCTCTAGTGGATAACAGTACTGATATCAATCTGCAGAGAAAGAGAAGGATCTGTTGGGGTCTTTGA